One part of the Candidatus Flexicrinis affinis genome encodes these proteins:
- a CDS encoding xanthine dehydrogenase family protein molybdopterin-binding subunit produces MIEELKPAEATYRVIGTRQDRYDATDKVTGRAQYGADVRLPNMLYGKVLRSPHAHAVIRVIDTRAAEALPGVKAVVTAADFPRVGGKLIDVGEGGSADLRYQAENVMARDKVLFVGHPVAAVCATSASIAEQALALIAVEYVLLPLVLDVREAMQPGAPILHDEMRTDEMGQRGSDPSNVSEHLRHELGDVEAGFREAAVVIEREVVTAPVHQGYIEPHNATALYNAAGQLTIWCSTQGSFGIRGQVADILDVPVADVRVVPTEIGGGFGGKNRTYLEPIAAVLSRKAGCRPVQVLMNRAEDLMATGQAAGSYIRVKLGADSRGKLVAGQAELAYEAGAYPGGSFVGAGAAMLLAAYDIPNVQIDGYDVVLNKSQVAAYRAPGAPNAVFASEVLIDQMAEHFGMDPIEYRLMNLNDEGGRRPDGLLQPRTGMREALEAARNHPHYAAPLDGPNRGRGVACGYWDNYGGRSSASASINSDGTISLIIGSIDLSGERTATAMQLAETLGISVDEIAPQVGDTNSVADTEGSYGSRTTFATGWAAIMLGRKIIAEMKERAALLWETTADAVGYDSGVFRANGSAIDFKTLGAQLGDLGGPITVSVTVNPSGLGPGVACHIVDVEVDPDTGKVEILRYTAVQDAGKAVHPTFVEGQIQGGVVQGIGWALNEAYMYGDDGRLLNASLLDYRMPTSLDVPMIDTVIVEVPNPHHPFGVRGVGEVPIAPPPAAIANAIYRAVGVRMTVLPMSPANVLAALWAKGG; encoded by the coding sequence ATGATTGAGGAACTCAAGCCGGCCGAGGCGACATACCGCGTCATCGGCACGCGGCAGGACCGCTACGACGCGACCGACAAGGTCACCGGGCGGGCGCAGTACGGGGCGGACGTCCGCCTCCCGAACATGCTCTACGGCAAGGTGCTGCGCAGCCCACACGCGCACGCCGTGATTCGCGTTATCGACACCCGCGCCGCGGAGGCGCTTCCCGGCGTGAAAGCGGTCGTGACCGCGGCGGACTTCCCACGCGTGGGCGGCAAGCTGATCGACGTAGGCGAGGGCGGCAGCGCCGACCTGCGCTATCAGGCGGAAAACGTGATGGCCCGCGACAAGGTGCTGTTCGTGGGGCACCCGGTCGCGGCGGTGTGCGCGACGTCGGCCAGCATCGCCGAACAGGCGTTGGCGCTGATCGCCGTCGAGTACGTACTCCTGCCGCTTGTGCTGGACGTCCGCGAGGCGATGCAGCCCGGCGCGCCGATCCTGCACGACGAGATGCGCACCGACGAGATGGGGCAGCGCGGCAGCGATCCCAGCAACGTGTCGGAGCATCTGCGCCACGAACTGGGCGACGTCGAGGCGGGCTTCCGCGAGGCGGCGGTCGTCATCGAACGCGAGGTCGTCACCGCGCCGGTGCATCAGGGCTATATCGAGCCGCACAACGCGACGGCGCTTTACAACGCCGCTGGACAGCTCACAATCTGGTGCAGCACGCAAGGCTCGTTCGGGATCCGGGGCCAAGTCGCGGACATCCTCGACGTGCCCGTCGCGGATGTGCGCGTGGTACCGACCGAGATCGGCGGTGGCTTCGGCGGGAAGAACCGCACGTACCTCGAACCGATCGCCGCGGTACTGTCGCGCAAGGCGGGGTGTCGTCCGGTGCAGGTGCTCATGAACCGTGCCGAAGACTTGATGGCGACCGGGCAGGCGGCCGGTTCGTACATTCGCGTCAAGCTCGGCGCAGACTCACGCGGGAAGCTTGTCGCCGGTCAAGCAGAGCTGGCCTACGAGGCGGGCGCGTATCCGGGCGGCTCGTTCGTCGGGGCCGGCGCCGCGATGCTGCTCGCGGCGTATGACATCCCCAACGTGCAGATCGACGGCTACGACGTCGTGCTGAACAAGTCGCAGGTTGCCGCGTACCGCGCGCCGGGCGCGCCCAACGCGGTCTTCGCCAGCGAGGTGCTGATCGACCAGATGGCCGAGCATTTCGGCATGGATCCGATCGAATACCGGCTGATGAACCTCAACGACGAGGGCGGGCGGCGTCCGGACGGACTGCTCCAGCCGCGGACCGGGATGCGCGAAGCACTGGAGGCGGCCCGCAATCACCCGCATTACGCGGCGCCGCTGGACGGCCCGAACCGCGGGCGCGGCGTCGCGTGCGGGTATTGGGACAATTACGGCGGGCGGTCGAGCGCGTCGGCGAGCATCAACAGCGACGGGACGATCAGCCTGATCATCGGCTCGATCGATTTGAGCGGCGAGCGCACCGCCACGGCGATGCAGCTTGCCGAGACGCTCGGCATTTCCGTCGACGAGATCGCGCCGCAGGTCGGTGACACGAACTCGGTCGCCGATACCGAAGGCAGTTACGGAAGCCGCACGACGTTTGCGACGGGCTGGGCGGCGATCATGCTCGGGCGCAAGATCATCGCTGAGATGAAGGAACGCGCCGCCCTTCTTTGGGAGACGACGGCGGATGCGGTCGGCTACGACTCGGGCGTGTTCCGGGCCAACGGCAGTGCGATCGACTTCAAGACGCTGGGCGCGCAGCTTGGCGACCTCGGCGGCCCGATCACCGTAAGCGTGACGGTCAACCCGTCCGGGCTTGGGCCGGGAGTGGCGTGCCACATCGTCGATGTCGAGGTCGATCCGGACACCGGCAAGGTCGAGATTCTGCGCTACACCGCCGTGCAGGACGCGGGCAAGGCCGTGCATCCGACCTTTGTCGAGGGGCAGATTCAGGGCGGCGTCGTGCAGGGCATCGGCTGGGCGTTGAACGAGGCGTATATGTACGGCGACGACGGGCGACTGCTCAACGCCAGCCTGCTCGACTACCGGATGCCGACCAGCCTTGACGTGCCGATGATCGACACGGTGATCGTGGAAGTGCCGAACCCGCACCATCCATTCGGCGTGCGCGGCGTGGGCGAGGTGCCGATTGCGCCGCCGCCGGCCGCGATTGCGAACGCGATCTACCGCGCGGTGGGCGTGCGCATGACCGTGCTGCCCATGTCGCCGGCCAACGTGCTCGCCGCGCTGTGGGCCAAGGGCGGGTAA
- a CDS encoding DUF4255 domain-containing protein — MALLDLSLVTQSLIDLINSQITNSTAWNPANTLSVDPYPPDRLTGDNTLGFYLYHVTEDTTGKNTYIPGVSDVPVRYTPMGLNLYYLLTAHSDIDNTNSVYREQLMMGLAMKALHDHPLVDDTTLVAGNLVMHPLLRGASNAFRVAMLPIKQDDSVAYWTAGSSPQRLAAYYHVAVVKLEPEEPRVRAGRVLTYNVFPLPSDAPHAEATENVISFTIPGEMDPRALDLRPAQVTYDTPFSVLGSAFTGDRVALQVRRADWDAPVEVDAAWNVSATSSRISATARTTVDGIDVVPGIYTASVKVERWRMTSTGTKILESSSNETPFAIVPEVTAITVPDGTGRFTVTGRIFQHADIAPEMVQVFVGADRLTQAAVPANLQPGEYDIPNATTLNARLPATAAAGERLGVRLIINGAENAPQWVTVP; from the coding sequence ATGGCACTGCTTGACCTCTCGCTGGTGACTCAATCGCTGATCGATCTGATCAATTCGCAGATCACGAACTCGACGGCGTGGAACCCCGCGAACACACTCAGCGTCGACCCGTACCCGCCGGATCGGCTCACGGGGGACAACACGCTCGGGTTCTACCTGTATCACGTCACCGAGGACACCACCGGCAAGAACACCTACATCCCCGGCGTCAGTGACGTGCCGGTGCGCTATACGCCGATGGGCCTCAACCTGTATTACCTGCTTACAGCGCACAGCGACATCGACAACACTAACAGCGTCTACCGCGAGCAGCTGATGATGGGGCTGGCGATGAAGGCGCTGCACGACCACCCGTTGGTGGACGACACCACGCTGGTCGCCGGCAACCTCGTCATGCACCCGCTGCTGCGCGGCGCCAGCAACGCCTTCCGCGTCGCCATGCTGCCGATCAAGCAGGACGACTCGGTGGCGTATTGGACGGCCGGCAGTTCGCCGCAGCGGCTGGCCGCGTATTATCACGTCGCCGTGGTCAAGCTCGAACCGGAAGAGCCGCGTGTGCGGGCGGGCCGCGTGCTGACCTACAACGTATTCCCGCTGCCCAGCGACGCGCCGCATGCCGAAGCGACCGAGAACGTCATTTCGTTCACCATTCCGGGCGAGATGGATCCGCGCGCCCTCGACCTGCGCCCGGCGCAGGTCACCTACGACACGCCGTTCAGCGTGCTCGGCTCGGCCTTCACCGGCGACCGCGTGGCGCTGCAAGTCCGCCGCGCCGACTGGGACGCGCCGGTCGAAGTCGACGCGGCGTGGAACGTGAGCGCGACGTCGAGCCGCATTTCGGCCACCGCGCGCACCACCGTCGACGGCATCGACGTCGTGCCGGGCATCTATACCGCCTCGGTCAAGGTCGAGCGCTGGCGCATGACCTCGACCGGCACCAAGATCCTCGAGTCGTCGTCGAATGAGACGCCGTTCGCCATCGTGCCGGAGGTCACGGCGATCACGGTGCCGGACGGCACCGGGCGCTTCACGGTCACTGGCCGTATCTTCCAGCACGCGGACATCGCGCCGGAGATGGTGCAGGTGTTCGTCGGCGCTGACCGGCTGACGCAAGCCGCCGTCCCCGCCAATCTGCAGCCCGGCGAGTACGACATCCCGAACGCGACCACGCTCAACGCACGCCTGCCGGCCACAGCAGCGGCAGGTGAACGACTCGGCGTCCGCTTGATCATCAACGGCGCGGAGAACGCGCCGCAGTGGGTGACAGTGCCATGA
- a CDS encoding MoaD/ThiS family protein produces the protein MGQGRVTVVATVFIPPLLRDLTAGQNRVDVPGDTIRAVIAELDRRYPGIGGRLTEDGRLRPGMSLVVDNAVSRAGMRQRVSATSEVHFLPSMSGG, from the coding sequence GTGGGCCAAGGGCGGGTAACGGTCGTGGCGACCGTGTTCATCCCGCCGCTGCTGCGCGACCTGACCGCGGGGCAGAACCGCGTGGACGTGCCGGGCGATACGATCCGCGCGGTGATTGCGGAACTGGACCGGCGTTATCCGGGCATCGGCGGGCGGCTGACCGAGGACGGACGCCTGCGCCCCGGCATGTCGCTGGTGGTGGACAACGCGGTCAGCCGGGCGGGGATGCGCCAGCGCGTGTCCGCGACGAGCGAGGTGCACTTCCTGC
- a CDS encoding phage tail protein translates to MAQFTVNTHRFDPYKNYMFRVWWDGRAVAGISKVSALKRTTEVVSHREGGDPSTPRHSPAGSRYEAVTLERGVTHDPEFENWANLVYDVQAGVVASLENFRKDIVIQLMNEAGQVVQAYKLFRCWVSEFQALPELDANANAVAIQTIVLQLEGWERDTAVTEPKEP, encoded by the coding sequence ATGGCGCAATTTACAGTCAACACTCATCGTTTCGACCCGTACAAGAACTATATGTTCCGCGTATGGTGGGACGGCCGTGCAGTCGCCGGCATCAGCAAGGTGAGCGCGCTCAAGCGCACGACCGAGGTCGTCTCGCACCGCGAGGGCGGCGACCCGAGCACGCCGCGCCATTCGCCGGCCGGCTCGCGCTATGAGGCGGTCACGCTCGAACGCGGCGTCACCCACGATCCGGAGTTCGAAAACTGGGCCAATCTGGTCTATGACGTGCAGGCCGGCGTCGTCGCGTCGCTGGAGAACTTCCGCAAGGACATCGTGATCCAGCTCATGAACGAGGCCGGGCAAGTCGTGCAAGCCTACAAGCTTTTCCGCTGCTGGGTGTCGGAGTTTCAGGCGCTGCCGGAACTCGACGCCAACGCCAACGCGGTCGCCATTCAGACGATCGTGCTGCAGCTCGAAGGATGGGAACGCGATACGGCAGTTACGGAACCGAAGGAACCTTAG
- a CDS encoding xanthine dehydrogenase family protein subunit M yields the protein MTSFDYVVARSIDDVTSLLNRDGMRAGILAGGTDLLVQLREHRRALDLVIDVKHIPELNTLAYDPASGLTIGAAVSCLRICGDADAQNRYPGLVDAVKLIGGTQIQGRATLGGNLVNASPAADSIPALIVHQAVVDIAGPHGRRSVPVESFCTAPGRTVLQAGEFVVSLRIPPPVAGFGAHYQRFIPRNEMDIAVVGAGAAVWLSPDGSRFERVRVALAAVAPVPLYIPEIGERLSGQPVSDALVDEAGRIAASAARPISDVRGTAEQRTHLSAVLTRRALTAAIARARQPLAEG from the coding sequence GTGACATCCTTCGACTATGTCGTCGCGCGCAGCATCGACGACGTGACATCGCTGTTGAACCGCGACGGAATGCGGGCCGGTATTCTGGCAGGCGGAACCGATTTGTTGGTGCAGCTGCGGGAACACCGGCGCGCGCTCGATCTGGTGATCGACGTCAAGCACATCCCCGAACTGAACACGTTGGCGTACGATCCGGCATCCGGCCTGACCATCGGCGCGGCGGTCTCGTGCCTGCGTATCTGCGGCGATGCCGACGCCCAGAATCGTTATCCCGGTCTGGTGGATGCCGTTAAGCTGATCGGCGGCACGCAAATTCAGGGCCGGGCGACGCTCGGCGGCAATCTGGTCAACGCGTCGCCGGCGGCGGACTCGATCCCTGCGCTGATCGTGCATCAGGCCGTGGTCGACATCGCCGGCCCGCACGGACGCCGAAGCGTGCCGGTGGAGTCGTTCTGTACGGCGCCCGGTCGCACGGTCCTGCAAGCAGGCGAGTTCGTCGTCAGCCTGCGCATTCCGCCGCCGGTCGCCGGCTTCGGCGCGCACTATCAGAGGTTCATCCCGCGCAACGAAATGGACATCGCGGTGGTCGGGGCCGGGGCCGCGGTATGGCTCTCGCCGGACGGGTCGCGGTTCGAGCGCGTCCGCGTGGCGCTTGCGGCGGTCGCGCCGGTGCCGTTGTACATCCCCGAGATCGGCGAACGCCTGAGCGGTCAACCCGTCTCCGATGCGTTGGTCGACGAAGCAGGCCGAATCGCTGCGTCCGCCGCACGACCGATCAGCGACGTACGCGGTACCGCAGAGCAGCGCACGCATTTGTCCGCTGTGCTCACACGCCGTGCCTTGACCGCTGCCATCGCACGCGCTCGTCAACCGCTCGCGGAGGGTTAA
- a CDS encoding (2Fe-2S)-binding protein encodes MPTKVFVEAQINGDPVSFLCEPQQSLLEVLRDVLVLTGTKEGCSNGNCGACSVILNGVLVDSCLVLGVEAQGATIETIEGMSGPGGLHPIQQKFLSHAALQCGICTPGLIMATKALLDRNPNPTEHEARLWLAGNLCRCTGYDKIVRAVLDAAEAVRDTP; translated from the coding sequence ATGCCGACCAAAGTGTTCGTAGAGGCGCAGATCAACGGCGACCCGGTGTCCTTCCTGTGCGAGCCGCAGCAAAGCCTGCTGGAGGTGCTGCGCGACGTCCTGGTTCTCACCGGGACCAAGGAAGGGTGCAGCAACGGAAACTGCGGGGCATGCAGCGTCATCCTGAACGGCGTGCTGGTCGATTCGTGTCTCGTGCTTGGTGTCGAGGCGCAGGGCGCGACCATCGAGACGATCGAGGGCATGTCGGGACCGGGCGGGCTGCACCCGATCCAGCAGAAGTTCCTGAGCCACGCGGCGCTGCAGTGTGGCATCTGCACGCCGGGCCTGATTATGGCGACCAAGGCGCTGCTGGATCGCAATCCGAACCCGACCGAACACGAAGCGCGGTTGTGGCTGGCGGGTAACCTGTGCCGCTGCACCGGTTATGACAAGATCGTCCGGGCCGTCCTCGATGCGGCCGAAGCGGTGAGGGACACGCCATGA
- a CDS encoding lysoplasmalogenase, producing MLTETMPGLLLGLLGAVWAALLFGGLIVGTPNSERTGRIPTWMRMGSSLTLVVAAWTFALLLRTTPHADIALLAAAGMTLGFVGDLFMAKLIIRSEQSVFGGIGAFGLGHVAYIAALIGIASQFGLQDAAPRWAALGLALAFGAACWYVVVLRGAASPSALHWAALPYALLLATTAGLAGGLALQDARFIPVAIGGLLFLTSDLILAAQLFNQAYFPWISDWVWLTYGPAQMLIVYGLGLALSSAAAS from the coding sequence ATGTTGACCGAAACGATGCCGGGACTACTGCTCGGGCTGCTGGGGGCGGTCTGGGCGGCGCTGCTGTTTGGCGGGCTAATCGTGGGCACGCCGAACAGCGAACGCACGGGCCGGATCCCGACATGGATGCGGATGGGGTCGTCGTTGACGTTGGTCGTGGCCGCGTGGACGTTCGCCCTGCTGCTCAGAACTACGCCGCACGCGGATATCGCGCTGCTGGCGGCGGCCGGCATGACGCTCGGCTTTGTCGGCGATCTGTTCATGGCGAAATTGATCATCCGCTCGGAACAGTCGGTGTTCGGCGGGATTGGCGCCTTCGGGCTGGGGCATGTGGCCTACATCGCGGCGCTGATCGGCATCGCAAGCCAGTTCGGATTGCAAGACGCCGCCCCGCGCTGGGCGGCACTGGGGCTGGCGCTGGCGTTCGGCGCGGCGTGCTGGTACGTCGTCGTGCTGCGCGGCGCGGCGTCACCATCTGCCTTGCATTGGGCCGCACTGCCCTATGCGCTCCTGCTGGCGACCACCGCCGGATTGGCTGGGGGGCTGGCGCTGCAGGATGCGCGCTTTATTCCCGTTGCGATCGGCGGGCTGTTGTTCCTGACGAGTGATCTGATCCTCGCGGCGCAGCTTTTCAATCAGGCGTACTTTCCGTGGATCAGCGACTGGGTGTGGCTGACCTACGGCCCGGCGCAGATGCTGATCGTCTACGGGTTGGGGCTGGCGCTCTCCAGCGCCGCGGCGAGCTAG
- a CDS encoding phage tail sheath family protein, with amino-acid sequence MVLPEDTDPGAAALGLVYGPASVFCQQRRAILVMDAPTDWKSPSEAASKVAAARIGVVKDHSAIYYPRVVISDGKKKKTIGAAGAVAGVYARTDSRRGVWKAPAGVEADIRGIVGLEQRITDLEHGMVNPVGVNALRDFPNGLVVYGARTNDGADDFASEYKYVPIRRLALFIEESLYRSLKWVVFEPNDEPLWAQIRLNVGAFMHGLYRRGAFQGTKPTDAYFVKCDSETTTQNDRNLGIVNIIVGFAPLKPAEFVILSLQQMAGQLEV; translated from the coding sequence ATGGTCTTGCCGGAGGACACCGATCCCGGTGCCGCCGCCCTCGGCCTCGTGTACGGGCCAGCCAGCGTGTTCTGCCAACAGCGGCGGGCCATACTCGTCATGGACGCGCCGACCGACTGGAAGAGCCCGTCCGAGGCGGCCAGCAAAGTCGCTGCCGCGCGCATCGGCGTGGTGAAGGACCACAGCGCCATCTACTACCCGCGCGTCGTGATTTCCGACGGCAAGAAGAAGAAGACGATCGGCGCGGCCGGAGCAGTGGCCGGCGTCTATGCTCGCACCGACAGCCGCCGCGGCGTGTGGAAGGCCCCGGCCGGTGTCGAAGCGGACATCCGCGGCATCGTCGGGCTGGAACAGCGCATCACCGACCTTGAGCACGGAATGGTCAACCCGGTCGGCGTCAACGCCCTGCGCGACTTCCCCAACGGGCTGGTCGTGTACGGCGCGCGCACCAACGACGGCGCAGACGACTTCGCCAGCGAATACAAGTACGTGCCGATCCGGCGGCTGGCGCTGTTCATCGAAGAAAGCCTGTACCGGTCCCTCAAGTGGGTCGTGTTCGAACCCAACGACGAGCCGCTTTGGGCGCAGATCCGCCTCAACGTCGGCGCGTTCATGCACGGGTTGTACCGGCGCGGCGCGTTCCAGGGCACCAAGCCCACCGACGCCTACTTCGTCAAATGCGACTCGGAGACGACCACCCAGAACGACCGCAACCTCGGCATCGTCAACATCATTGTGGGGTTCGCCCCCCTCAAGCCTGCCGAGTTCGTGATCCTGTCCTTGCAGCAGATGGCCGGACAGCTTGAGGTCTAG
- a CDS encoding class I SAM-dependent DNA methyltransferase has protein sequence MISPKDFVERWEKAELREQQAAQSHFNELCQLVNQKTPTERDPKGEFFTFEQHVTKEGGGAGRADVWFKGHFAWEYKGKLKDLDAAYQQLLAYRSDLDNPPLLVVSDMLEYRIYPQFTNLSGQPIKFYNRDLLDEKTRDFIRWLLTDPEQFRQYLEQQRRASEALTEKLAHEFAELARLMREHPTKAAPKWESMQIARFLTKLVFALFAEDVGLMPEPFDQPVFRYLVEGVRHVPESFVMELQRLFEAMNGATPQFVSRLVPYFDGGLFKDSAPGANDGLEVLDLTEIPGAIDLLEKVADRDWRKVDPTIFGNLFEGALDENKRAQLGAHYTSEKDIRLVIDPVLMAPLLREWETTRTKAEPLLQTFLTSDSPRDVAEAETKLKHLRDAFNDRLGSVTVLDPACGSGNFLYVSLKAMKDLERRARELFQPVEPASFRDVVTPRQFYGIEKDEFAARLAHVVLWIGYLQWRYEDEGILHWQKPRQQPHPRALPKPILDDRDTPDAPPRILNDDAILRYDGAGNPYEPEWPAAEVIVGNPPFLGDKNMRGELGDTYTETLRELYDGRIPGGADLVTYWFEKARAKIEAGNARRAGLIATNGIRHGANRVVLERIKENIGIFSAYGDRPWILAGAAVRISIVGFGENSGVSPELDGESVEQINSDLSAGVDAKAAAVLAENANISFLGMMKAGPFDISDLQANQMLKAVNPSGRPNSDVVKRRVGGQDVTGRTQQSWIIDFGTNMPESEAKTYVTPFEYVLAKVEPIRRQNRRSRTRERWWIYGEARPGLRRAINPLPRYIATAEVAKHRIFVWVEKDVIPDHTLHVIARDDDYFFGVLHSYPHELWSLRVGNRMGVGNDPRYNSSTTFQTYPFPWPPGQEPGAPETLTPSGETDLTPGPSPEERGDGHVTDSEAPLSGRGVWGEVSSDGADKVQAIAVAAARLHQERDAWLNPPDLLALDLSGDSREIKERTLTNLYNAVAAARGSTEKLGKLVDAARKFAPRMIELHDALDAAVLSAYGWDDLIGRLRTPDGDEELLRRLLAENQRRAAAE, from the coding sequence ATGATTTCGCCCAAGGATTTTGTCGAGCGTTGGGAAAAGGCCGAGCTGCGCGAGCAGCAGGCGGCGCAGAGCCACTTCAACGAGCTGTGCCAGTTGGTGAACCAGAAGACGCCGACCGAGCGCGACCCGAAGGGCGAGTTCTTCACCTTCGAGCAGCACGTGACCAAAGAGGGCGGCGGCGCGGGCCGCGCGGACGTGTGGTTCAAGGGCCACTTTGCGTGGGAGTACAAGGGCAAGCTGAAAGACCTCGACGCGGCCTATCAGCAGCTTCTGGCCTACCGCAGCGACCTCGACAACCCGCCGCTGCTGGTGGTGTCGGACATGCTCGAATACCGCATCTACCCGCAGTTCACCAACCTCAGCGGCCAGCCGATTAAGTTCTACAACCGCGACCTGCTGGACGAGAAAACGCGCGACTTCATCCGCTGGCTGCTGACCGACCCGGAGCAGTTCCGGCAGTACCTCGAACAGCAGCGCCGCGCCAGCGAGGCCCTGACCGAAAAGCTGGCGCACGAGTTCGCCGAACTGGCGCGCCTGATGCGCGAGCATCCGACCAAAGCGGCGCCCAAGTGGGAGTCGATGCAGATCGCCCGCTTCCTCACCAAGCTGGTGTTTGCGCTGTTCGCCGAGGATGTCGGCCTGATGCCGGAGCCGTTCGATCAGCCGGTGTTCCGCTATCTGGTCGAAGGCGTGCGTCACGTACCGGAGTCGTTCGTGATGGAGCTTCAGCGGCTGTTCGAGGCGATGAACGGCGCGACGCCGCAGTTCGTCTCGCGGCTGGTGCCGTACTTCGACGGCGGGCTGTTCAAAGACTCCGCCCCCGGCGCGAACGACGGCCTCGAAGTGCTCGACCTGACCGAGATTCCGGGCGCGATCGACCTGCTCGAAAAGGTGGCCGACCGCGACTGGCGCAAGGTCGACCCGACCATCTTCGGCAACCTGTTCGAAGGCGCGCTGGACGAGAACAAGCGGGCGCAGTTGGGCGCGCACTACACGTCCGAGAAGGACATCCGCCTCGTCATCGACCCGGTGCTGATGGCGCCGCTGCTGCGCGAGTGGGAAACGACCCGCACCAAAGCCGAGCCGCTGCTGCAAACCTTCCTCACATCGGACTCGCCGCGCGACGTGGCCGAGGCCGAGACGAAGCTCAAGCATCTGCGCGACGCGTTCAACGACCGGCTTGGATCGGTGACCGTGCTCGACCCGGCCTGCGGCAGCGGCAACTTCCTGTACGTCAGCCTGAAGGCGATGAAAGACCTCGAACGGCGGGCGCGCGAGCTGTTCCAGCCGGTCGAGCCGGCATCCTTCCGCGACGTGGTGACGCCGCGCCAGTTCTACGGCATCGAAAAGGACGAGTTCGCGGCGCGGCTGGCGCACGTCGTGCTGTGGATCGGCTACTTGCAGTGGCGTTACGAGGACGAGGGGATTTTGCACTGGCAGAAGCCGCGCCAACAGCCGCACCCGCGCGCGCTGCCCAAGCCGATTCTGGACGACCGCGACACGCCCGACGCTCCGCCGCGCATCCTGAACGACGACGCGATATTGCGCTATGACGGTGCCGGAAATCCGTATGAACCCGAGTGGCCGGCGGCGGAGGTGATCGTCGGCAACCCACCGTTCTTGGGGGACAAGAACATGCGCGGTGAACTAGGGGACACTTACACAGAGACACTTCGGGAACTGTACGACGGCCGCATTCCGGGTGGCGCAGACTTGGTGACGTACTGGTTTGAGAAAGCGCGCGCGAAGATTGAGGCTGGGAACGCACGTCGCGCCGGATTGATTGCGACAAATGGGATACGACACGGTGCAAATCGCGTGGTGCTGGAGCGCATCAAAGAAAACATAGGAATCTTTAGTGCCTATGGTGATCGCCCGTGGATTCTAGCTGGCGCGGCGGTTCGGATTTCAATTGTCGGGTTTGGGGAGAACAGTGGTGTCTCACCGGAACTGGACGGCGAATCGGTTGAGCAGATCAATTCGGATCTCTCCGCGGGTGTTGATGCAAAAGCAGCGGCTGTTCTAGCCGAAAATGCAAACATTTCGTTTCTCGGAATGATGAAAGCCGGGCCGTTTGACATCTCGGACTTACAAGCGAATCAAATGCTAAAGGCCGTCAATCCCAGCGGACGGCCAAACTCGGATGTCGTCAAGCGACGGGTAGGTGGACAGGACGTTACCGGGCGTACCCAGCAAAGTTGGATTATCGACTTCGGAACCAACATGCCTGAGTCTGAAGCGAAAACGTATGTGACACCATTTGAGTATGTGTTGGCAAAAGTCGAGCCGATCCGCAGACAAAACCGCAGAAGCCGCACACGCGAGCGTTGGTGGATATATGGCGAGGCGAGGCCGGGTTTACGCAGAGCGATCAATCCGTTACCACGCTACATCGCAACGGCCGAGGTTGCGAAACACCGCATTTTCGTATGGGTTGAGAAAGATGTAATCCCAGATCATACGCTGCATGTCATCGCACGAGACGACGACTACTTCTTTGGCGTATTGCACAGCTATCCGCACGAGTTATGGTCACTGCGGGTCGGGAATCGTATGGGCGTTGGCAACGACCCGCGATACAACTCGTCAACAACGTTTCAGACGTACCCGTTCCCGTGGCCGCCGGGACAGGAGCCGGGGGCGCCGGAAACCCTCACCCCCAGCGGCGAAACAGACCTCACCCCCGGCCCCTCTCCCGAGGAGAGGGGAGACGGACACGTGACGGATTCGGAAGCCCCTCTCTCCGGGAGAGGGGTTTGGGGTGAGGTTTCTTCGGACGGGGCCGACAAAGTGCAGGCGATTGCAGTCGCCGCGGCGCGACTTCATCAGGAACGTGACGCGTGGCTCAACCCGCCCGACCTGCTGGCGCTCGACCTGTCCGGCGACAGCAGGGAGATCAAGGAACGCACGCTCACCAACCTGTACAACGCGGTGGCCGCCGCACGCGGCAGCACGGAAAAGCTCGGCAAGCTGGTCGATGCGGCGCGCAAGTTTGCCCCGCGCATGATCGAACTGCACGACGCGCTCGACGCGGCGGTGCTGTCGGCCTACGGCTGGGACGACCTCATCGGCCGACTGCGTACCCCTGACGGTGACGAGGAACTGCTGCGTCGCCTGCTGGCGGAGAATCAGCGCCGGGCGGCGGCGGAATAG